In Babesia bovis T2Bo chromosome 3, whole genome shotgun sequence, the genomic window ACAAATTAAAGCTGCAGGATACTCTCTCCTAGCAGTCCATCTACTTGCCCTAGGAATTACCTGGTATTGCCTGGAGTATAAACGTGTATTCTACTGGCCCAAGCAATACCTGTGCTTCGGGGTACTGgcagtggtactactgataACTCTGGTAGCGATAGTGGTGACATACTCCGGAGAACTCGATGATGGACATGTGCAATACACCTTGATCGGCTACTCACTACTACTAATGATACCGACACtgtggtatgcataccgatGTGGTCTACTTACATGGTGCCTCCCAAAGAAAAAGGGTCTCAAGGCTACTGACACTGCTGAGAACACTACACCagacactgatatcgcAGAGGAATAGTACTGTCAGTGCAACAAGTACCACCCAGTTACATTTCACGCCCCAACTTGGGATAGCCCAATATGAACTGGAACAGTCATTCTAGATGCCTAATATCTACTAGGTATGTTATAGACTGTATTACTAAGATATCACTTACGTTATACCATAATAGACATTCCATAGCAGTATTGTAGAGCAATACTACACTTCCAGTCCAGTACTACTACTCTACCATTCCACCACTCCCTACCACTGTATCACTACCATAGTAACCATGTTGGTCTACCCAGTCCTAGTGGTAGCCCTGGGTgccctatggccactggactggagACATACCAGACTGGACTCACTGAGCCCAGTGACTGGCCACTACCACGGTACTACATGGGCCATGGCAGAGACGGTGACTCAAGGTGATGATCCGgaggaagtagtggtagtggaagCTAACAGTAGTGATGAAGTGGCAAAGAACAAGGAGAGTCCAAAGGGGTGGAAACAGAAACTAAAAGAATGGGCTATAGAGTATGCTATACTAGACGAAAATGGACATTTTGAATGGAATGCGTATGTAGTTTTATTTGGGCTGATGTTCATAATGGCAACAATGACGTTAGGGGTGCCAGCGGCGATTGTTATCatcataatatatttcataggACGTCTGTTTTTCAAGTTATTTAACCCTAAATCTTGGTCAGGGTGGTGTGGAGGTGCTACAAAGAATATGAACGGGACAAAGCTGGATTAATGAACAGCATTTAGGGTGTATTGTTAAATATGTGCAGTACAAACgacatatatttaatatgctAGAGTCATACTGCAGTCTTATATAGACAGTGCTTCCTAGAAGCATTGAGTATCTATTGTACAGGATAGGTAAAAAGGTAGCATGAATCATTACATGTATATCCCATAGAGTATATCTATTGCTATGAATAGGACTACTGTAATGTTATACAGATGCTACATTGAATAGTACTATTTtcatattatatgtatatgatGATCTTGATAGCATAATGAGGATGTTAAGGAGATATGCATACATATCAACTAGTGGCAAGTAATGTCCGGAATATAGCAGTAGTACAGTGGTAGCGTTGTAGACAATGAAGTCTCACGGTTTATATGCTGTATCACTCAATATTACTATACATCT contains:
- a CDS encoding putative integral membrane protein; amino-acid sequence: MLVYPVLVVALGALWPLDWRHTRLDSLSPVTGHYHGTTWAMAETVTQGDDPEEVVVVEANSSDEVAKNKESPKGWKQKLKEWAIEYAILDENGHFEWNAYVVLFGLMFIMATMTLGVPAAIVIIIIYFIGRLFFKLFNPKSWSGWCGGATKNMNGTKLD